A stretch of Henckelia pumila isolate YLH828 chromosome 4, ASM3356847v2, whole genome shotgun sequence DNA encodes these proteins:
- the LOC140862447 gene encoding uncharacterized protein, with the protein MANRRNPNNEDNQNNQFLAGLATLLQEQSRAQGEQIQQLIQAQAGGRNNNQPLLTNPIFKQFKDLGPQEFRGGADPLVAEEWVQSVETIFDYMQLTDADRVRCAIFMFRDDARIWWQGARSAVDMTTLTWNGFKDVFYGKYFTISTRTRLAREFLELRQGSMSIAEYVKKFERGRYFVPMISGNAAEELKHFTEGLNATIRRDVRLSGAQTYRAAFDEAMLSEKYGNDIIKESQAKRASYQGREQQGSSQKRSYQAPAQRRPQQQQRQNPNQARPQGQNQPNANAPRPANAPICQKCGKPHSGQCMLGTNTCFLCKKPGHFAKDCPQSKDPIRGRVFAMTHDQVDPDFAIVTGMIRIAGLPAFVLIDSGATHSFISVNFMMKLGVLPDESLSKFCVSLPSGEELESSSVVRNCKVQMQSLVLCADFIVLKMVDFDVIFGMDWLSRHEAIIDCKRKTVSLKDQNGKPFAFRTTSKKSAPGMIFAGTAWQLLSNGCTGFLTSLIGDLEVQRPKLVEVEVVKDFPEVFPDDVAGLPPVREVEFGIELLPETKPASKAPIDDLLDQWKGAKVFSKIDLRSGYHQLKVKDTDVQKTAFRTRYGHYEFLISFLGHIVSAKGIEVDPSKVEAVRNWAAPKNAIEIRSFLGLAGYYRRFIQDFSKIALPLTSLTRKGVKFVWSEQCEKSFTELKERLISAPVLAIPEGTGRFVVYTDAYNSGLGAVLMQDDKVIAYASRQLKVKIEHQRPAGLLKPLSIPTWKWEDVTMDFVVGLPVSPRRMNSIWVIVDRLHGVPARIVSDRDPKFTLNFWGSLHRGLGTKLAFSTAFHSQTDGQSE; encoded by the exons ATGGCTAACCGTAGGAATCCGAACAATGAGGACAATCAAAATAACCAGTTTTTGGCTGGGTTGGCGACTCTATTGCAAGAGCAGAGTAGAGCCCAAGGGGAGCAGATTCAGCAGTTAATCCAAGCACAGGCGGGAGGACGGAATAACAATCAGCCACTACTGACTAATCCGATCTTTAAACAGTTTAAGGATCTAGGGCCGCAGGAGTTCAGAGGAGGGGCTGATCCCCTTGTAGCTGAGGAATGGGTACAGTCAGTGGAGACCATTTTTGACTACATGCAGCTCACTGATGCAGACCGTGTGAGGTGTGCCATCTTTATGTTTCGTGATGATGCGCGAATTTGGTGGCAGGGAGCACGTTCTGCTGTGGATATGACTACGttgacttggaatggattcaaagatgtgttctatgggaaatatttcacTATCAGTACCAGGACTAGACTTGCTAGAGAATTCCTGGAGCTCCGCCAAGGGAGTATGTCCATTGCTGAGTATGTGAAGAAGTTTGAAAGGGGGAGGtattttgtgcccatgatttcaGGTAATGCTGCGGAGGAGTTGAAGCATTTCACGGAGGGACTGAATGCCACTATTCGTCGTGATGTCAGATTGAGTGGGGCACAAACGTACCGAGCAGCATTCGATGAGGCTATGTTGTCAGAAAAATATGGGAATGATATTATCAAAGAATCACAAGCGAAAAGAGCCAGTTACCAAGGAAGAGAACAACAAGGGTCTAGTCAGAAGAGGTCGTACCAAGCCCCAGCTCAGAGGAgaccgcagcagcagcagcgcCAAAACCCCAATCAGGCGCGACCTCAGGGACAGAATCAGCCGAACGCCAATGCTCCAAGGCCGGCGAATGCACCTATCTGTCAAAAGTGTGGGAAGCCACACTCAGGTCAATGCATGCTTGGGACCAATACTTGCTTTCTTTGCAAGAAGCCAGGGCATTTCGCCAAGGATTGCCCGCAGTCAAAGGATCCTATCAGGGGAAGAGTGTTTGCTATGACTCACGATCAGGTTGACCCAGATTTTGCAATTGTCACAGGTATGATCCGTATCGCTGGTTTACCTGCTTTCGTGTTGATTGATTCAGGAGCTACGCACTCTTTTATATCtgttaattttatgatgaaattgGGGGTCTTGCCGGATGAATctctttcaaaattttgtgtGTCGTTACCCTCAGGAGAAGAACTGGAAAGTAGTAGTGTGGTAAGAAATTGCAAAGTTCAGATGCAGAGTCTAGTTTTGTGTgcagattttattgttttgaaaatGGTGGATTTCGATGTGATTTTTGGGATGGACTGGTTGTCTCGGCATGAGGCTATTATTGACTGCAAACGAAAGACTGTCTCATTGAAAGACCAAAATGGGAAACCGTTTGCATTCCGCACAACCTCTAAGAAGAGCGCACCAGGTATGATTTTTGCAGGAACAGCCTGGCAATTATTGAGTAATGGGTGTACAGGCTTTCTTACGAGTCTAATTGGTGATTTGGAGGTACAGCGACCAAAACTTGTGGAAGTGGAAGTAGTGAAGGACTTTCCAGAAGTTTTTCCCGATGATGTTGCGGGATTGCCTCCAGTCAGGGAAGTCGAATTTGGGATAGAACTGTTGCCTGAAACTAAGCCAgcttctaaggcacc AATAGACGACTTGTTAGACCAATGGAAAGGGGCAAAGGTGTTCTCAAAAATTGATCTGCGAtcaggttaccatcagctgaaggTAAAGGATACAGATGTGCAAAAGACAGCATTCAGGACTCgctatggccactatgagttcttg atttcatttttgggtcatatagtTTCAGCTAAGGGGATTGAGGTGGATCCGTCGAAGGTGGAAGCGGTTCGTAATTGGGCTGCCCCAAAGAATGCTATAGAAATACgaagcttcttgggtttagcaggctactacaggAGATTTATTCAAGACTTCTCCAAGATAGCCCTACCACTGACTTCCTTAACTCGAAAAGGTGTGAAGTTTGTGTGGTCAGAACAATGTGAGAAGAGCTTTACAGAATTGAAGGAAAGACTGATTTCAGCGCCAGTGCTAGCAATTCCCGAAGGCACGGGTCGCTTTGTGGTTTATACCGATGCTTATAATAGTGGATTAGGAGCTGTGTTGATGCAGGATGATAAAGTAATAGCGTATGCATCTCGACAGCTGAAG GTAAAAATTGAGCATCAAAGGCCAGCGGGACTCCTAAAACCCTTGTCAATACCCACATGGAAGTGGGAAGATGTCACTATGGATTTCGTAGTAGGATTGCCAGTCTCACCGCGAAGGATGAACTCGATTTGGGTGATAGTTGACAG attgcatggagttccagcaAGGATAGTATCTGACAGGGATCCTAAGTTCACTTTGAACTTTTGGGGAAGTTTACATAGAGGATTGGGAACAAAGCTAGCTTTCAGTACAGCTTTCCACtctcagacagatggtcagtcagaatga